One stretch of Nicotiana tabacum cultivar K326 chromosome 18, ASM71507v2, whole genome shotgun sequence DNA includes these proteins:
- the LOC107792704 gene encoding uncharacterized protein LOC107792704, protein MRDFASCFSEYAVQVVSETTSCSNYSNTSCSNYSNTSCFPPSLIPSTQNSVTCLYKVILSNQKHVLITVTWSKTNITQGLSIHFGDDPSNSFKLNANSRLFRKKKGSRAMEFGRSKVEIFWDLCEAKYMSGPEPISGYYVLVIVDSEIGLILGNMAEEASFKKFKNGFPMAKFTLISRQEYFSGNTLYSTKAQFCDNGSTHDILISCSGENGGKNEGKDNHPILSVSIDKKMVIRVKRLQWNFRGNQSIFLDGLLVDLMWDVHDWFFNPASGSAVFMFRTRSGLESRLWLEDKDKLKHKNQDKVEFSLMIYACKST, encoded by the coding sequence ATGAGGGATTTTGCTTCTTGTTTTAGTGAATATGCAGTACAAGTAGTATCTGAAACTACTTCTTGTTCTAATTATTCAAACACTTCTTGCTCTAATTATTCAAACACTTCTTGTTTTCCTCCATCTTTAATCCCTTCAACACAAAACAGTGTTACTTGTTTGTACAAAGTTATTTTGTCCAATCAAAAACATGTTTTGATCACTGTTACATGGTCCAAAACAAATATAACACAAGGTTTAAGCATACATTTTGGTGATGATCCTTCAAATTCATTCAAACTCAACGCGAATTCGCGTCTTTTTAGGAAGAAAAAGGGGAGTAGAGCAATGGAATTTGGTCGTTCTAAGGTTGAAATTTTCTGGGATTTATGTGAAGCTAAGTACATGTCTGGTCCTGAACCAATTAGTGGTTACTATGTTTTGGTCATAGTTGATTCAGAAATTGGTCTAATTCTTGGAAATATGGCTGAAGAAGCTTCATTTAAGAAATTCAAGAATGGTTTTCCTATGGCCAAATTTACCCTAATTTCAAGACAAGAATATTTTTCAGGGAACACCCTTTATTCAACAAAGGCTCAATTTTGTGACAATGGTTCAACAcatgatattttgataagttgtAGTGgtgaaaatggagggaaaaatgaAGGGAAAGATAATCATCCAATTTTATCAGTTTCTATTGATAAAAAAATGGTGATTAGGGTAAAGAGACTGCAATGGAATTTTAGGGGAAATCAAAGTATATTTTTGGATGGTTTGCTTGTAGATCTTATGTGGGATGTACATGATTGGTTCTTTAATCCAGCTTCAGGTTCTGCTGTTTTCATGTTTAGGACAAGAAGTGGATTGGAGAGTAGATTGTGGCTAGAAGATAAGGACAAATTGAAGCACAAGAATCAAGATAAAGTTGAATTTTCATTGATGATCTATGCATGTAAGAGCACATAA